The DNA region CCCACTTTAACCCTCGCATTCACCTCTTAACCCCCACATGAAAGTACTGATTACTGGTACAGAAGGCTATCTTGGATGTCTCCTGGCAGCTCTCCTGCTGCGGCAGGGACACGATGTCACCGGGATTGATACGGGCTTTTACAAAGCGGGCTGGCTGTATAACGGCGTTGACCTGGTTCCCAAAACCATCAATAAGGATATTCGCCACATCACCCTGGAAGACTTACAGGGCATGGATGCCGTGGTACACATGGCGGAGTTGTCCAATGACCCGACCGGGCAACTGGCTCCCCACATCACCCATGAAATTAATTTCAAAGGCTCTGTGCGGCTGGCGGAACTGGCGAAACAGGCTGGAGTGACCCGCTTTGTCTACATGTCGTCCTGCAGTGTGTATGGCTTTTCCACAGAGCCAGAAGGCGCGTCGGAAGCATCCCCAGTAGATCCCCAAACTGCTTATGCCAAGTGCAAAGTGATGGTGGAACGGGCGATCGCACCCATGGCTGATGACGACTTCTCCCCCACGTTTATGCGCAATGCTACTGCCTTTGGAGCTTCTCCCCGAATGCGGTTTGACATTGTGATTAATAATCTGGCGGGATTAGCCTGGACAACAAAAGAAATCAAAATGAACAGTGATGGCACTCCCTGGCGACCAATGGCCCACGGCTTGGACATTGCCAAAGCCACGCTCTGTGCCCTGGAAGCCCCTCGCGATATAATTCACAACCAAATCTTTAATGTTGGCGATACATCGAATAATTATCGAGTCAAAGACATGGCGGAAATCATTGCCGATGTCTTCACAGGTTGCAAATTGAGTTTTGGCAGTATCAGTGCCGATCGACGCAATTACCGTGTCTGCTTTGACAAAATCAATACTCAACTGCCCGGATTCAAGTGCGAGTGGGATGCGCGTCGAGGAGTACAACAATTGCATGATCTCTTCACTCGCATTGAACTCACTGAAGAGATGTTTCACTTCCGGGGCTACACCCGCCTGAAGCAGTTGGAATACCTGATTCGCACTCAACAAATTGACCAGGATTTCTTTTGGAAACCCCTATCAAACGGCAATATTTCGTAGAAACGTTCCGGCGGAACGGCTCTACAAACAAAACAACAGATTGAAACATCTCCTGCACCAGCATTTTGCCGACTCAGCCTGAAGAAAAAAGCTTATGATTTTTACCGAAACTAAACTCAAAGGTGCGTTCATCGTTGATGTAGAACTCTTAGCCGATCAACGGGGAGCCTTTGCCCGTACCTTTTGTGCCCAAGAGTTTGAGCAGCATGGCCTGAAACCTACCGTCGCCCAATGCAATCTCTCCTTTAACCACAAAGCAGGCACGATCCGGGGAATGCATTACCAGATTCCTCCCGCTGCCGAAACCAAGCTGGTGCGCTGTACCAAAGGAGCCATTTACGATGTGATCGTTGATCTGCGTCCAGCATCTCCTACCTATCGGCAGCATATTGGCGTGGAACTCAGTGCAGACAACCGGCGAGCGTTATACGTTCCCGAACTGTTTGCCCACGGCTATCAAGCACTCACGGATGGAGCCGAAGTGGTGTATCAAGTTGGCGAGTTTTACACTCCGGGCTATGAACGGGGGCTGCGCTATGATGATCCGGCCTTTGGCATTTCCTGGCCCTTACCCGTCACCGTGATTTCTGAGAAAGATGCCTCCTGGCCCCTGTTTGAGGCTGTGTCCGCCTAATTGCCGCTCAATTTCAAGTATGTATGAATCAGGTGCGTATGAAGCTGAGTGTGATTCTCCCGTGTTATAACGGTGCCGCCACGATCGCTGTTCAGCTAGAAGCCCTCACTCGCCAGCAATGGGAAGGCGAATGGGAAGTGGTGGTTGTCAATAACGGCTCTACCGACAATTCCATGCAGATTGTGGAAACCTACCGCGATCGCCTGCCCCAGTTGCGAATTGTC from Leptodesmis sichuanensis A121 includes:
- a CDS encoding NAD-dependent epimerase/dehydratase family protein; the protein is MKVLITGTEGYLGCLLAALLLRQGHDVTGIDTGFYKAGWLYNGVDLVPKTINKDIRHITLEDLQGMDAVVHMAELSNDPTGQLAPHITHEINFKGSVRLAELAKQAGVTRFVYMSSCSVYGFSTEPEGASEASPVDPQTAYAKCKVMVERAIAPMADDDFSPTFMRNATAFGASPRMRFDIVINNLAGLAWTTKEIKMNSDGTPWRPMAHGLDIAKATLCALEAPRDIIHNQIFNVGDTSNNYRVKDMAEIIADVFTGCKLSFGSISADRRNYRVCFDKINTQLPGFKCEWDARRGVQQLHDLFTRIELTEEMFHFRGYTRLKQLEYLIRTQQIDQDFFWKPLSNGNIS
- the rfbC gene encoding dTDP-4-dehydrorhamnose 3,5-epimerase, whose translation is MIFTETKLKGAFIVDVELLADQRGAFARTFCAQEFEQHGLKPTVAQCNLSFNHKAGTIRGMHYQIPPAAETKLVRCTKGAIYDVIVDLRPASPTYRQHIGVELSADNRRALYVPELFAHGYQALTDGAEVVYQVGEFYTPGYERGLRYDDPAFGISWPLPVTVISEKDASWPLFEAVSA